One Luteibacter sp. 9135 DNA segment encodes these proteins:
- a CDS encoding DUF1800 domain-containing protein, translating to MRSLAIATLLALTALPAAARDAPLSRDDVAWLNRVTFGVDSATVARYRELGRRRFLDEQLHPTSQGLPEAVRAQIAAYDVMKAPLPLRMAQLRQRYQYIKAMPDGDAKTEAKKAVQKEGSQYAEQAQAIELLRAVYDENQLREQMVWFWLNHFSVFQAKDRVRWLVASYEEDTIRPHALGKFRDLVMATLRSPAMLEYLDNAQNARDRINENYARELMELHTLGVGSGYTQDDVQNLAHVLTGVGIDNDGQPRKIRPAWQAYYVKDGLFEFNPNRHDFSDQHLLGQTLAGGGMDEVEKAVDLIVSQPACATFVSTKLAKYFVSDNPPPSLVAAMARTFHRTDGDISAVMQTMLESKEFTASLGKRYKDPTQFLVSTMRLAYDGKPVSNPRPLVNWINQLGQAPFGRITPDGWPTADTEWSSSGQVAKRFEIARSIGSGANHLFDVDDSGKVQGGGFPQLTTPTYYATIEPWLSPKTRDALAQATSQQEWNTFLLSSPDFNYH from the coding sequence ATGCGATCGCTCGCTATCGCTACCCTGCTGGCCCTGACCGCCCTGCCCGCCGCCGCGCGGGATGCGCCGCTTTCCAGAGACGACGTGGCGTGGCTGAATCGCGTCACCTTCGGCGTGGATTCGGCCACCGTGGCGCGCTACCGCGAACTGGGCAGGCGCCGTTTCCTCGACGAACAATTGCACCCCACGTCCCAAGGCCTGCCTGAGGCGGTACGTGCGCAAATCGCCGCCTATGACGTGATGAAGGCACCGCTACCCCTGCGCATGGCGCAGCTGCGCCAGCGTTACCAGTACATCAAGGCGATGCCCGACGGCGACGCCAAGACGGAAGCGAAAAAGGCGGTGCAGAAGGAAGGCAGCCAGTACGCCGAGCAGGCGCAGGCGATCGAACTGCTGCGCGCGGTGTACGACGAGAACCAGCTACGCGAACAGATGGTCTGGTTCTGGCTGAACCACTTCAGCGTGTTCCAGGCCAAGGACCGCGTGCGCTGGCTGGTGGCCAGCTACGAAGAAGACACCATCCGCCCGCATGCGCTCGGCAAGTTCCGCGACCTGGTCATGGCCACGCTGCGCAGCCCGGCCATGCTGGAATACCTGGACAACGCACAGAACGCGCGCGACAGGATCAACGAGAACTACGCGCGCGAACTGATGGAACTGCATACGCTGGGCGTAGGCTCCGGCTACACGCAGGACGATGTGCAGAACCTGGCCCACGTGCTCACCGGCGTGGGCATCGACAACGACGGGCAGCCGCGGAAGATCCGCCCGGCTTGGCAGGCGTACTACGTCAAGGACGGCCTGTTCGAATTCAACCCGAACCGCCACGATTTCAGCGACCAGCATTTGCTCGGGCAGACCCTGGCAGGCGGCGGCATGGACGAGGTGGAGAAAGCGGTCGACCTGATCGTCAGCCAGCCGGCATGCGCGACGTTCGTGTCCACCAAGCTGGCCAAGTACTTCGTCTCAGACAACCCGCCGCCGTCACTGGTCGCGGCCATGGCCAGGACCTTCCACCGTACCGACGGCGACATCTCGGCGGTAATGCAGACGATGCTCGAATCGAAGGAGTTCACCGCCTCGCTGGGCAAGCGCTACAAGGACCCGACCCAGTTCCTGGTGTCGACCATGCGGCTGGCCTACGACGGCAAACCCGTGAGCAATCCCCGCCCGCTGGTGAACTGGATCAACCAGCTCGGCCAGGCGCCGTTCGGCCGTATCACGCCTGACGGCTGGCCCACCGCCGATACCGAGTGGTCCAGTTCCGGCCAGGTGGCCAAGCGCTTCGAGATAGCCCGCTCCATCGGTAGCGGCGCCAACCACCTGTTCGATGTGGACGACAGCGGCAAGGTGCAGGGCGGTGGTTTTCCGCAGCTGACCACGCCCACCTACTACGCCACCATCGAGCCGTGGCTGAGCCCGAAGACGCGCGACGCGCTGGCCCAGGCCACGTCGCAACAGGAATGGAACACCTTCCTGCTGTCCTCCCCCGACTTCAATTACCACTGA
- a CDS encoding DUF1501 domain-containing protein: MDRRQFLLTLAATVPALTLGGQVFAAPAGSPRFLLVFLRGGYDANNLLVPYSSDFYYESRKNIALARPTPGDPKSVRVLDENWGLAPAVAASMGPLWDKRQLAFVPFAGTDDLSRSHFETQDNIEVGASGNSRDYGSGFMGRLSSVLRGVPPIAFTDALPLTFRGAGDVPNISLKGGEKAVFDDRQSKILADMYQGTTLQAAATDGLQLRQQVAKDLQTEMVAASRGAVNARGFAQQGQRMATLMRDRFRLGFVDVGGWDTHVNQGGADGQLASNLDNLGQGLAAFADGLGEAEWNNTVVVVVSEFGRTFRENGNKGTDHGHGTTYWVMGGKVNGGRIAGQQVAVDAKNLLQNRDYPVLNNYRDLLGGLMQRMYGLSQADINRVFPEAKPTDLHLV, from the coding sequence ATGGATCGCCGCCAGTTCCTGCTCACCCTCGCCGCCACCGTGCCCGCACTGACCCTGGGCGGACAGGTATTCGCCGCGCCCGCCGGCTCACCACGCTTCCTGCTGGTGTTCCTGCGTGGCGGCTACGACGCCAACAACCTGCTGGTGCCTTATTCCAGCGATTTCTACTACGAATCGCGCAAGAACATCGCGCTGGCCCGACCCACGCCCGGCGATCCGAAATCGGTGCGCGTCCTGGATGAAAACTGGGGCCTGGCACCGGCGGTGGCCGCCAGCATGGGCCCGCTGTGGGACAAACGGCAGCTGGCCTTCGTCCCCTTTGCGGGCACGGACGACCTCTCGCGCAGCCACTTCGAGACCCAGGACAACATCGAGGTCGGCGCCTCCGGCAACAGCCGCGACTACGGCTCGGGCTTCATGGGCCGGCTATCGTCGGTATTGCGCGGCGTGCCGCCGATCGCCTTCACCGACGCGCTGCCGCTGACGTTCCGCGGTGCGGGCGATGTGCCCAACATCTCGCTGAAAGGCGGCGAAAAGGCTGTGTTCGATGACCGGCAGTCGAAGATCCTTGCCGACATGTACCAGGGCACCACGCTACAGGCCGCGGCCACCGACGGCCTGCAACTGCGCCAGCAGGTCGCGAAGGATCTGCAGACCGAGATGGTTGCCGCCAGCCGCGGGGCGGTGAACGCGCGCGGCTTCGCCCAGCAGGGCCAGCGCATGGCTACCCTGATGCGCGATCGCTTCCGCCTCGGTTTCGTCGATGTGGGCGGCTGGGACACCCACGTCAACCAGGGCGGGGCGGACGGCCAGCTGGCCAGCAACCTCGACAACCTCGGCCAGGGACTGGCGGCGTTCGCCGATGGCCTGGGCGAGGCGGAATGGAACAACACCGTCGTGGTGGTCGTGTCCGAATTCGGCCGCACCTTCCGCGAGAACGGCAACAAGGGTACCGACCACGGTCACGGCACCACGTACTGGGTGATGGGCGGCAAGGTGAACGGCGGTCGCATCGCCGGGCAGCAGGTCGCGGTGGATGCGAAGAACCTGCTACAGAACCGCGACTACCCGGTGCTCAACAACTATCGCGACCTGCTCGGTGGCCTGATGCAGCGCATGTACGGGTTATCCCAGGCGGACATCAACCGGGTGTTTCCCGAGGCGAAACCCACCGACCTGCATCTGGTCTAG
- a CDS encoding glycoside hydrolase family 15 protein, translating into MSKPSKTPQPNPVPGRTIGEHGIVGNLDTTALVASDGTIDFMCWPHMDSPTVFAGLLDPDKGGEFTVTPDLVDASTMQLYVPETNVLITRWMSEAGSVELTDFMPHPETRPRVAACVMRCIRVPRGRVRIRVRCRPRLDYARRVPAVEEYGDSVVFHDGPQSLRLASKVPLMIEEGEGAAHAEFELNPGEEVWFTLGDEAHDPPDETECRAACEDTAEAWRRWTRRSTYRGRWRERVERSALVLKLLTSHTHGSVAAAATFGLPEATGQGRNWDYRATWIRDASFTVYAFMRLGYIDEAEHFRRWTEARLMDLDEDTALRIMYAIDGTEAAEEDTLDHLAGYAGSRPVRIGNGARTQTQLDIFGELMDSLYLANKYGRAISHTGWLHVVRMVDHVSRHWQDPDEGIWEIRGGQQHFLHSRLMCWVALDRAVRLAGKRSLPGPAVEWAAVRDRIADDIWTNFRHPEYGYFVQTQGGTDLDAALLMMPLVRFVSATDPVWLATLDAIHDQLADDGMMFRYRNEDGLEGGEGAFTTCTFWYVECLARAGRLTEAREIMARGVLYANHLGLFSEELSLRAALLGNFPQALTHLAFISAAFYLDRQLSHPDGQVWQP; encoded by the coding sequence ATGTCCAAGCCCTCGAAAACACCGCAGCCCAATCCCGTGCCCGGCCGCACCATCGGTGAGCACGGCATCGTCGGCAACCTCGACACCACGGCACTGGTCGCCAGCGACGGCACCATCGATTTCATGTGCTGGCCGCACATGGACAGCCCCACCGTGTTCGCCGGTTTGCTCGATCCGGACAAGGGTGGAGAGTTCACGGTGACGCCGGACCTGGTCGATGCGAGCACCATGCAGCTCTACGTGCCCGAGACCAACGTGCTCATTACTCGCTGGATGAGCGAAGCGGGCAGCGTCGAACTCACCGATTTCATGCCCCACCCCGAGACGCGGCCGCGCGTGGCCGCCTGCGTGATGCGATGCATCCGCGTGCCGCGGGGCAGGGTGCGTATCCGCGTGCGCTGCCGCCCGCGGCTGGATTACGCACGGCGTGTACCGGCGGTGGAGGAGTACGGCGACAGCGTGGTCTTCCACGACGGGCCGCAGTCCCTGCGCCTGGCGTCGAAGGTGCCGCTGATGATCGAGGAGGGCGAGGGCGCCGCGCACGCCGAGTTCGAACTCAACCCCGGCGAGGAAGTGTGGTTCACCCTCGGCGACGAGGCGCACGATCCGCCCGACGAAACGGAGTGCCGTGCCGCCTGCGAGGATACCGCCGAGGCCTGGCGCCGCTGGACGCGTCGGTCGACCTATCGCGGTCGCTGGCGCGAGCGTGTCGAGCGCTCCGCGCTGGTGCTGAAACTGCTCACCTCGCATACGCATGGTTCGGTGGCCGCCGCCGCGACCTTCGGCCTGCCCGAGGCTACCGGGCAAGGGCGCAACTGGGATTATCGCGCCACCTGGATACGCGATGCCTCGTTCACGGTGTACGCGTTCATGCGCCTGGGCTACATCGACGAAGCGGAGCACTTCCGTCGCTGGACGGAAGCCAGGCTGATGGACCTGGACGAGGACACCGCACTGCGCATCATGTATGCCATCGACGGCACCGAAGCAGCGGAGGAAGACACGCTGGACCACCTGGCCGGCTACGCCGGGTCACGCCCCGTGCGTATCGGAAACGGGGCGCGCACGCAGACCCAGCTGGATATCTTCGGCGAGTTGATGGACAGCCTGTACCTGGCCAACAAGTACGGCCGCGCGATCAGCCACACCGGCTGGCTGCACGTGGTGCGCATGGTCGATCACGTCAGTCGCCACTGGCAGGACCCCGACGAAGGCATCTGGGAGATCCGCGGCGGCCAGCAGCATTTCCTGCATTCCCGGTTGATGTGCTGGGTGGCCCTGGACCGGGCCGTCCGGCTGGCGGGCAAGCGCTCGCTGCCGGGTCCGGCGGTGGAGTGGGCCGCCGTGCGCGACCGCATCGCCGACGACATCTGGACGAACTTCCGTCACCCCGAGTACGGTTACTTCGTGCAGACGCAAGGCGGTACGGATCTGGATGCCGCGCTGCTGATGATGCCGCTGGTGCGCTTCGTCTCCGCCACCGATCCGGTCTGGCTGGCCACGCTGGATGCGATCCACGACCAGCTGGCCGACGACGGCATGATGTTCCGTTATCGCAACGAGGACGGCCTGGAGGGCGGGGAGGGTGCCTTTACCACGTGCACGTTCTGGTATGTGGAATGCCTGGCGCGCGCCGGTCGCCTGACCGAGGCGCGCGAGATCATGGCGCGCGGCGTGCTTTACGCGAACCACCTCGGCCTGTTCTCCGAGGAACTGAGCCTGCGTGCCGCACTGCTAGGCAACTTCCCTCAAGCGCTGACGCATCTGGCCTTCATCAGCGCCGCGTTCTACCTCGACCGTCAGCTGAGCCATCCCGACGGGCAGGTGTGGCAGCCCTAG
- a CDS encoding DUF5916 domain-containing protein, translating into MHRRLALFAVLFLVSAVARAEVVIDGHIDPAEWASARRIADFRDTQPMTGKPGSQPTEAWVMSTPKGLAVAIRVTQSADVPRSRQQTRRDEDAMVDRINVMVDFDADGRVGYDFEVKSMGGVADEVITNESDFSYDWDGRWDHAVSEDAEGYSVELLIPWYIAPMRKADGETRTIGLYIDRVIAATGERMAWPAVAFDRGRFLSRFERVEVPAYSQSLVAVTPYLVGKVDRAHGSTSFEQGADILWKPNGQTQLTATINPDFGQVESDDLVVNFSPQETFFTDKRPFFTESQGIFDFSLLDDDSQLLYTRRVGGAADDGHGAADIAAAVKVNGSVGSTSYGILTAQEKGDDGRTFGAFRLLQNAGTQSFGLLATRVNHPYLDRDANVLGLDHRWQPNESFTLTSNVVGSKIDQPRNDSAGLGATGIAFWEMSDVWSQQWLGMYFGRRLDIDDFGYLPRNDMRYLHWEVRQRETDLPADSAYASHVWRYRVSAQTNTEGLIVRRRFRVQRNSQRRDGGQEMWRLDALTAAYDDLLTRGGNKQRTPPTAKLSYDRTHPRVGRWAWEAEGFIGGNALTGYHRLGGYFKFTPTYFITDAFSVFAGASYEWDPNWLIWQHDNLVGAYDGRTVGLDGGLNWNLGNKQELRVKMQTLAVGATLRRRLEITPSGAAVDTDQPIDGLGVANLGFQIRYRYEIAPLSNLYVVYNRGGYTDDVDDDVQSQFRRSFSLKDVQEGLVKVAYRMEF; encoded by the coding sequence ATGCATCGTCGCCTCGCCCTGTTCGCCGTGCTTTTCCTCGTTTCGGCGGTCGCCCGGGCCGAGGTGGTCATCGATGGCCACATCGACCCCGCCGAGTGGGCGAGCGCGCGGCGCATCGCGGATTTTCGCGACACCCAGCCCATGACCGGCAAGCCCGGCAGCCAGCCGACCGAGGCCTGGGTGATGTCCACGCCGAAAGGGCTGGCCGTGGCCATCCGCGTCACCCAGTCGGCCGACGTGCCTCGCTCGCGGCAACAGACCCGCCGCGACGAAGACGCCATGGTCGATCGGATCAACGTCATGGTGGACTTCGATGCGGATGGACGCGTCGGCTACGACTTCGAGGTGAAGTCCATGGGCGGCGTGGCCGACGAGGTCATCACCAACGAATCCGACTTCAGCTATGACTGGGACGGTCGCTGGGACCACGCGGTCAGCGAGGATGCCGAAGGCTACTCCGTCGAGTTGCTGATTCCCTGGTACATCGCACCCATGCGCAAGGCCGATGGCGAGACGCGCACCATCGGCCTGTACATCGACCGGGTGATCGCCGCCACCGGCGAACGGATGGCGTGGCCGGCGGTCGCCTTCGATCGCGGGCGTTTCCTCTCGCGCTTCGAGCGCGTGGAGGTGCCGGCGTACTCGCAGTCGCTGGTGGCCGTGACACCCTATCTCGTCGGCAAGGTGGATCGCGCGCACGGCAGCACGTCGTTCGAACAGGGCGCGGACATCCTCTGGAAACCGAACGGGCAAACCCAGCTCACCGCCACGATCAACCCGGATTTCGGCCAGGTGGAAAGCGACGACCTGGTGGTGAACTTTTCGCCGCAGGAAACCTTCTTCACCGACAAGCGCCCCTTCTTTACCGAAAGCCAGGGCATCTTCGACTTCAGCCTGCTCGACGACGATTCGCAACTGCTCTACACGCGGCGCGTCGGCGGCGCGGCGGACGACGGCCACGGCGCCGCCGACATCGCGGCGGCGGTGAAGGTCAACGGCAGCGTCGGCTCGACCAGCTACGGCATCCTCACGGCGCAAGAGAAAGGCGACGACGGCCGCACGTTCGGCGCGTTCCGGCTGTTGCAGAACGCCGGCACGCAATCCTTCGGCCTGCTGGCCACGCGGGTGAACCATCCCTACCTGGACCGCGACGCCAATGTGCTGGGCCTGGATCACCGCTGGCAGCCCAACGAGAGCTTCACCCTCACCAGCAACGTGGTGGGTAGCAAGATCGACCAGCCACGCAACGACAGCGCCGGGCTGGGTGCCACCGGCATCGCGTTCTGGGAAATGAGCGACGTGTGGAGCCAGCAGTGGCTGGGCATGTACTTCGGCCGGCGGCTGGACATCGACGACTTCGGCTACCTGCCGCGCAACGATATGCGCTACCTGCACTGGGAGGTGCGGCAGCGCGAAACCGACCTGCCGGCCGACTCGGCCTACGCATCGCATGTGTGGCGGTATCGCGTGTCGGCGCAGACCAACACCGAGGGCCTCATCGTGCGCCGTCGCTTCCGTGTCCAGCGGAACAGCCAGCGGCGCGACGGCGGTCAGGAGATGTGGCGGCTGGACGCCCTCACGGCGGCCTACGACGACCTGCTCACGCGCGGCGGCAACAAGCAGCGCACGCCGCCCACGGCCAAGCTCAGCTACGACCGTACGCATCCGCGCGTCGGCCGCTGGGCCTGGGAAGCCGAGGGTTTCATCGGCGGCAACGCGCTCACCGGTTACCACCGCTTGGGCGGCTACTTCAAGTTCACGCCTACCTATTTCATCACCGACGCCTTCAGTGTGTTTGCCGGGGCCAGCTACGAATGGGACCCGAACTGGCTGATCTGGCAGCACGACAACCTGGTGGGCGCCTACGACGGACGCACGGTGGGCCTGGACGGCGGGCTCAACTGGAACCTGGGCAACAAGCAGGAACTGCGGGTGAAGATGCAGACCCTCGCCGTGGGCGCCACGCTGCGTCGCCGTCTCGAGATCACGCCCTCGGGCGCCGCGGTCGATACCGACCAGCCGATCGACGGCCTGGGTGTGGCCAACCTGGGCTTCCAGATCCGCTACCGCTACGAAATAGCGCCCTTGTCCAACCTCTATGTGGTCTACAACCGCGGTGGCTACACCGACGACGTCGACGACGATGTTCAATCCCAGTTCCGGCGCAGTTTCTCCCTGAAGGACGTGCAGGAAGGCCTGGTCAAGGTGGCCTACCGTATGGAGTTCTGA
- a CDS encoding peptidylprolyl isomerase, with the protein MLARTCLALALACALPASAMAADAPAKPHTPTPKELLAKAAPAEWRTPDPQNLVYMDLPQGRVVIELAPDWSPLHAANIRTLIREHYFDGTQVIRVQDNFVTQWGDPDGDDKKKAKSLGTAKETLPPEFTRKGGKPYPFTRLPDGDVYAPEVGFSDGFPVARDKGEAWIAHCYGTVGVARDIGADTGNGSSLYAIIGQAPRNLDRNLAVAGKVIKGMDLLAAYPRGGEPMGFYDKPEQRVTIKQVRLAADVPVAERTSIQVLRTDSTTFAALVEAKRNRKDAFYTRPAGKIDLCNIGVPSRNPSGKP; encoded by the coding sequence ATGCTCGCTCGTACCTGCCTCGCGCTCGCCCTTGCCTGCGCCCTCCCCGCTTCCGCGATGGCCGCCGACGCGCCTGCCAAGCCGCACACACCGACACCGAAGGAACTGCTCGCCAAGGCAGCTCCGGCCGAATGGCGCACGCCGGATCCGCAGAACCTGGTCTACATGGACCTGCCGCAGGGCCGCGTGGTGATCGAACTGGCACCGGACTGGTCGCCGCTGCATGCGGCCAATATCCGCACGCTGATCCGCGAGCACTATTTCGACGGCACCCAGGTGATCCGCGTCCAGGACAATTTCGTCACCCAATGGGGCGACCCCGACGGCGACGACAAGAAGAAAGCGAAATCTCTCGGCACGGCGAAGGAGACCCTGCCGCCGGAGTTCACGCGCAAGGGCGGCAAGCCCTACCCGTTCACCCGGTTGCCGGATGGCGACGTGTACGCCCCCGAGGTCGGTTTCTCCGACGGTTTCCCCGTGGCCCGCGACAAGGGCGAGGCATGGATCGCACACTGCTACGGCACCGTGGGCGTGGCCCGCGACATCGGCGCGGACACCGGCAACGGCAGCTCGCTCTACGCCATCATCGGCCAAGCCCCGCGCAACCTGGACCGCAATCTCGCGGTGGCCGGCAAGGTCATCAAGGGCATGGACCTGCTCGCCGCGTACCCACGCGGCGGCGAGCCGATGGGCTTCTACGACAAGCCCGAACAGCGGGTCACGATCAAGCAAGTGCGCCTTGCTGCCGATGTACCAGTAGCGGAGCGCACTTCAATCCAGGTCCTGCGGACCGACAGCACGACGTTCGCCGCGCTCGTCGAGGCCAAGCGCAACCGCAAGGACGCTTTCTACACCCGTCCGGCCGGGAAGATCGACCTCTGCAACATCGGTGTGCCGTCGCGGAATCCGTCAGGCAAGCCATGA